Proteins from a genomic interval of Mesobacillus sp. S13:
- a CDS encoding acyl-CoA dehydrogenase family protein: protein MKHPYLTDDHEIFRRSLRKFLEKEAYPFYDQWEEERMIPRSFWEKMGEQGYLCPDIDEEYGGSEVDWGFAVVINEELERVGSGLVGVGLHNDIVVPYITSYGTDEQKKRWLPKCTTGEIITAIAMTEPGTGSDLANIQTTAILDGDHYVLNGQKTFITNGIQSDLIVVACKTDPKAHPKHKGVSLLVVERDTPGFSRGRKLNKVGLHCQDTAELIFEDCRVPKENLLGEEGKGFLYLMEKLQQERLLVAIAAQTASEVMLKQTIDYVKSREAFGKPVSKFQNTQFKIVEMATEIQMSRAFLDQLIAEHIEGKDVVTKVSMAKWKLTDSAKKIAAECMQLHGGYGYMEEYEIARRFRDIPVASIYAGTNEIMKTIVAKNLGL from the coding sequence ATGAAACACCCTTATTTAACGGATGATCATGAGATTTTTCGCAGGTCACTAAGGAAGTTTTTAGAAAAGGAGGCCTATCCTTTCTATGACCAGTGGGAGGAAGAGCGGATGATTCCGCGCTCCTTCTGGGAGAAGATGGGTGAGCAAGGCTATCTTTGTCCGGATATCGATGAGGAATACGGCGGCAGTGAGGTTGACTGGGGATTCGCCGTTGTCATCAATGAAGAGCTCGAGCGGGTAGGCTCCGGCCTGGTTGGCGTAGGGCTGCATAATGACATCGTAGTTCCATATATCACTTCTTATGGAACAGATGAGCAGAAAAAGCGCTGGCTGCCTAAATGTACGACGGGTGAAATTATCACGGCTATAGCAATGACAGAGCCGGGGACAGGTTCGGACCTGGCGAACATCCAGACCACCGCCATCCTTGATGGAGACCACTATGTTTTAAATGGGCAAAAAACCTTCATCACAAATGGCATTCAGTCCGATTTGATTGTTGTTGCCTGTAAAACCGATCCGAAGGCGCATCCGAAGCATAAAGGTGTGAGCTTGCTTGTCGTTGAGCGAGATACACCCGGGTTTTCACGTGGAAGGAAGCTGAATAAGGTCGGGCTGCACTGCCAGGATACCGCAGAGCTTATTTTTGAGGACTGCCGGGTACCGAAGGAAAACCTACTTGGAGAAGAAGGGAAGGGATTCCTTTATCTAATGGAAAAGCTTCAGCAGGAACGCCTGCTTGTTGCGATTGCAGCACAGACAGCTTCCGAAGTCATGCTAAAGCAGACAATCGATTATGTTAAAAGCCGTGAAGCATTCGGCAAGCCCGTAAGCAAGTTCCAGAATACACAATTCAAGATTGTCGAGATGGCAACAGAAATCCAAATGAGCAGAGCCTTTCTTGACCAGCTGATTGCCGAGCATATCGAAGGCAAGGATGTTGTGACAAAGGTATCGATGGCCAAGTGGAAGCTGACAGATAGCGCGAAAAAGATCGCCGCCGAATGCATGCAGCTCCATGGCGGCTATGGGTATATGGAAGAATACGAGATTGCGAGAAGATTCCGTGACATCCCGGTTGCCAGCATTTATGCAGGAACGAATGAAATCATGAAGACCATCGTTGCTAAAAACCTTGGCTTATAG
- a CDS encoding sigma-54-dependent Fis family transcriptional regulator, which yields MIEFRDIVTPVHCLVTEKTTLRDALGFFKKEKWNLLPVTDAERNLHGVFTRSGLYQMILDGSPLDAPIRPYIKKQVRSLRIDTPYREIEQIVKTSQVGTGVVLDERDKVIGLLTKTDMVLALLKSANTLKDQLETILKHSNIGVLMTDERMQVVYANDAFAKISGRTFDSIMSRELDEIFPGLLHEESSPHHYEKFKSILHISSYETVNHEEGKILLFQDISEFEKMAEELETVKKLKLTIETTLENAYDGILMTDERNMITMVSPPLLELFNLEKTEVLYKPVEQVLPQLKLGNVFRSEMAEVSDFNEMNGIRYIVHRIPIKKDGKVIGAIGKVMFRQLNEVSELFKRLQKAENKASFYHQQLQKSESARFTWDHIYSEDPYMEKLKKSAAKAAKGRSTVLVRGESGTGKELFAHAIHNSSARSDGKFVVVNCAAIPEDLLESEFFGYEEGAFTGAKQRGKIGKFDLANGGTLFLDEIGDMSLSLQAKLLRVLQEREFYRVGGNVRVKVDVRIIAATNRNLEEMVKQGEFREDLYYRLNVISLNIPPLRERVQDVEYLITGLMKELNSMLGTSITGISSQAKESLLRYSWPGNVRELRNVLERAMTFAEHGKIQSEDLPDYLLSQLSSPSTEQISLVEDAELGAIKKALTQANGNKAKAARLLGISRSGLYEKIKKYQLSV from the coding sequence ATGATAGAATTCAGGGATATTGTGACGCCTGTCCACTGCCTGGTCACAGAAAAAACTACATTAAGAGACGCTCTTGGATTTTTTAAAAAGGAAAAATGGAACCTGCTGCCCGTGACAGATGCAGAGCGGAATTTGCACGGGGTTTTTACTCGGAGCGGGCTTTACCAAATGATACTCGATGGCAGTCCGCTTGATGCACCAATCCGGCCATACATAAAGAAGCAAGTAAGGTCGCTACGAATAGATACTCCTTACAGGGAAATCGAACAAATTGTGAAGACAAGCCAGGTTGGGACTGGGGTTGTGCTTGATGAACGGGATAAGGTCATCGGCTTACTGACCAAGACCGATATGGTGCTCGCTCTATTAAAATCAGCGAATACACTCAAGGATCAGCTGGAAACAATCCTGAAGCATTCCAATATTGGGGTGCTCATGACTGATGAAAGGATGCAAGTGGTGTATGCGAATGACGCTTTTGCCAAAATCAGCGGACGGACATTTGATTCCATCATGTCCAGGGAACTTGACGAGATTTTCCCTGGGCTGCTTCACGAAGAAAGTTCGCCGCATCATTATGAAAAATTCAAGTCGATCCTTCATATATCATCGTATGAAACAGTCAATCATGAAGAAGGAAAAATCCTGTTATTCCAGGATATTTCCGAATTTGAAAAAATGGCGGAAGAGCTCGAGACAGTCAAAAAGCTGAAGCTGACAATCGAGACGACGCTTGAGAATGCTTATGATGGAATCCTGATGACCGATGAAAGGAACATGATCACAATGGTCAGTCCTCCGTTGCTCGAACTGTTCAACCTAGAAAAAACAGAAGTTTTATATAAGCCAGTTGAGCAAGTACTTCCACAGCTGAAGCTTGGCAATGTGTTCAGGTCTGAAATGGCGGAAGTCAGCGATTTTAACGAAATGAACGGAATTAGATACATTGTCCACCGCATTCCAATCAAAAAGGATGGCAAGGTGATCGGGGCGATTGGAAAAGTGATGTTCCGCCAGTTGAACGAGGTCAGCGAGTTGTTCAAGAGACTTCAGAAAGCGGAGAACAAGGCAAGCTTTTACCATCAGCAGCTGCAGAAATCAGAGTCGGCCAGATTTACCTGGGATCATATTTATAGCGAAGACCCTTATATGGAGAAGTTGAAGAAAAGTGCTGCCAAAGCAGCAAAAGGCCGATCCACAGTATTGGTCAGGGGGGAAAGCGGGACAGGGAAAGAATTGTTCGCGCATGCCATCCATAACAGCAGCGCCCGGAGCGATGGCAAGTTTGTCGTCGTCAATTGTGCCGCGATACCTGAGGACCTGCTTGAATCGGAGTTTTTCGGTTATGAAGAAGGTGCCTTCACAGGGGCAAAGCAGCGCGGTAAAATCGGTAAATTTGACCTTGCGAATGGCGGGACGCTTTTCCTCGATGAAATCGGTGATATGTCACTCTCCCTCCAGGCAAAGCTGCTGAGAGTCCTGCAGGAACGGGAGTTTTATCGGGTAGGCGGAAATGTGCGGGTGAAGGTCGATGTCCGGATCATCGCAGCCACAAACCGGAACCTTGAAGAAATGGTGAAACAGGGGGAATTCAGGGAGGACCTCTATTATCGCTTGAACGTCATTTCCTTGAATATCCCGCCACTGAGGGAACGTGTGCAGGATGTCGAGTACTTGATCACAGGTTTAATGAAAGAATTGAATTCGATGCTGGGAACAAGCATCACAGGTATCTCTTCACAGGCGAAGGAATCGCTGCTGCGCTACAGTTGGCCAGGCAATGTCCGGGAATTGCGGAATGTCCTTGAGCGCGCTATGACCTTTGCCGAGCACGGAAAAATTCAGTCTGAGGATCTGCCCGACTACTTGCTCTCGCAACTATCCAGTCCATCGACCGAACAAATCAGCCTTGTGGAAGATGCCGAGCTCGGCGCAATCAAAAAAGCCCTTACCCAGGCGAATGGAAACAAAGCCAAAGCAGCAAGACTGCTGGGCATCAGCCGCTCCGGCTTATATGAAAAAATAAAGAAATATCAGCTGAGCGTATAG
- a CDS encoding acyl-CoA synthetase gives MDIGSYLAQNAKKTPEKLAIDCEGRSYTYKQFNEEVNKLAHGLLGLGIRKGERVALMMKNSDQFVFAFFAAAKIGAVIVPVNFRLTASEVHYILEQSGTVLVICDDEFEDIITSAREGTNAAHVITTGTPKAVGHHSFNHVLSENASNPQIEVSDDDDLEILYTSGTTGRPKGALFDHKRVFNVGLTMMISMGINQEERILHIAPLFHSAQLNLFLISGVVLGATHIIHRDFHPVTTLQAIQQHKITHFFGVPAMYNFMLQVPNASEYDLSSIKRCGYGAAPMAPELVRKSMELFRTDQFYNLCGLTEAGPGGILLGPEGHKHHLGKGGKAAFLTEARVVNEEGKDIKPGAVGEFVIKGESIMKEYYKKPEETAKTIKDGWLYTGDLATIDEEGYITLVDRKKDMIISGGENVYSIEVEEVLYEHPAVMEAAIIGLPDEVWGEAVCAVIVPKQGAAVDEQELKTFCRQKLAGYKVPRKIFIEEALPRNASGKILKYQLRQKLNEVKL, from the coding sequence ATGGATATTGGTTCATATTTAGCGCAGAATGCGAAGAAAACACCGGAGAAGCTAGCGATTGATTGTGAAGGCAGGAGTTATACCTACAAGCAGTTTAATGAAGAAGTGAACAAATTGGCTCATGGCCTGCTCGGTCTGGGTATTCGCAAGGGCGAGAGAGTCGCTCTGATGATGAAGAATTCTGATCAGTTTGTGTTTGCTTTTTTTGCAGCAGCTAAAATCGGGGCGGTGATTGTGCCGGTGAATTTCCGTCTGACAGCATCCGAGGTCCATTACATACTTGAACAGTCCGGAACGGTCCTGGTTATTTGTGATGATGAATTCGAGGATATCATCACCTCTGCACGTGAAGGGACAAATGCAGCGCATGTCATCACGACCGGAACCCCTAAAGCAGTCGGGCATCATTCATTCAATCATGTCCTTTCTGAAAATGCCTCCAATCCACAAATTGAAGTCAGCGATGATGATGACCTGGAAATTTTATATACGTCTGGAACGACTGGCAGACCCAAGGGTGCCTTGTTTGACCATAAACGAGTGTTCAATGTTGGACTGACGATGATGATCAGCATGGGCATCAACCAGGAGGAACGAATTCTCCACATCGCTCCGCTGTTTCATTCGGCCCAGCTTAATCTGTTCCTGATTTCCGGTGTCGTTCTTGGAGCCACTCATATCATTCATCGGGATTTTCATCCAGTTACCACTCTCCAGGCAATCCAACAGCATAAAATAACCCATTTCTTTGGCGTGCCTGCTATGTACAACTTCATGCTGCAGGTGCCGAATGCTTCTGAATACGACCTGTCTTCAATCAAAAGATGCGGATATGGTGCTGCACCAATGGCGCCGGAACTTGTCCGAAAAAGTATGGAACTTTTCAGGACAGACCAGTTCTATAATCTTTGCGGCCTGACGGAGGCTGGTCCTGGTGGAATCCTGCTTGGGCCTGAAGGTCATAAGCACCACCTTGGGAAGGGCGGGAAAGCCGCATTCCTGACTGAAGCCAGAGTGGTGAACGAAGAAGGCAAGGATATCAAGCCAGGTGCGGTCGGCGAGTTCGTCATCAAAGGCGAGTCCATCATGAAGGAATACTATAAGAAGCCGGAAGAAACGGCAAAAACGATTAAAGACGGGTGGCTGTATACAGGTGACCTGGCAACGATTGATGAAGAAGGATATATCACACTCGTCGACCGGAAAAAAGACATGATCATTTCGGGCGGGGAAAATGTTTACTCCATTGAAGTAGAAGAGGTCCTTTATGAACATCCTGCCGTAATGGAGGCAGCGATTATCGGACTGCCTGACGAAGTCTGGGGAGAAGCTGTCTGCGCAGTCATCGTGCCAAAACAGGGAGCGGCTGTTGACGAGCAGGAGCTTAAGACTTTCTGCCGTCAAAAACTGGCAGGCTATAAAGTGCCGAGAAAGATTTTTATCGAAGAGGCATTGCCAAGGAACGCTTCCGGTAAAATCCTGAAATACCAGCTTCGCCAGAAACTGAATGAAGTGAAGCTTTAA
- a CDS encoding DNA polymerase V family protein, protein MKNNINGTKVVKSFMLAGVLSIGVLTGGHFTQAAGPEKVKVEQSHKVKPAKVQVVDKKANVKATPAKPAVKAQPKAATKVEAKENASKSQAGIHASETAKKHAAPNAAVHTTNQQVPVEEVATEEVPTEETVTQEPVVEETVEVVELEPIVTDETDVDSDSEETAETDAAKEEEETKPEADTEMKKEDEEPAEEDSEEESKDIDLDTVATVKSEEDEDNDSDSEDIDLDTDATVKTEEDEEDEEEEATEDKESPSITNKMNSSAFNASDVAKEKANENSAVALSVEVTEEDVTVEDVTEEDVTEEDVTEDDVTEEDVTEEDVTEEDATEEDVTEEDVTEEDVTEETSTEEDVTEEDVTEEDATEEDVTEEEAKVSPSVANKMKSKAFKASDVAKEKANENSAVALSVEVTEEVVTEETSTEEVTEEAATEETSTEEVTEEAVTEETSTEEVTEEEAVTEETTTEEVTEEAVTEETTTEEVTEEAATEEVTEEAKVNPSVEKKAESKASLHASEIAKKFAALISAVLAVFEKPAEESAETVTEEVIVEEETK, encoded by the coding sequence ATGAAAAATAATATTAATGGAACTAAAGTTGTGAAATCTTTTATGCTAGCTGGAGTATTGTCAATCGGAGTACTTACGGGAGGCCATTTCACTCAAGCTGCAGGACCGGAAAAAGTAAAGGTTGAGCAATCTCACAAAGTGAAACCAGCAAAGGTTCAGGTTGTTGATAAAAAGGCTAATGTTAAAGCAACTCCTGCTAAGCCTGCAGTCAAGGCTCAGCCAAAAGCCGCAACAAAGGTTGAAGCTAAGGAAAATGCATCAAAGTCACAGGCTGGCATTCATGCAAGCGAAACTGCAAAAAAGCACGCGGCACCGAATGCAGCTGTACACACAACAAATCAGCAAGTGCCTGTCGAAGAGGTGGCAACTGAGGAAGTTCCAACAGAAGAAACAGTTACTCAGGAACCAGTAGTGGAAGAAACTGTAGAAGTTGTAGAACTTGAGCCAATTGTTACTGATGAAACAGATGTTGACTCTGATTCAGAAGAAACTGCAGAAACGGATGCAGCTAAAGAAGAAGAGGAAACTAAGCCTGAGGCTGACACTGAAATGAAAAAGGAAGATGAAGAACCTGCTGAAGAGGACTCTGAAGAGGAATCAAAAGACATCGACCTAGATACAGTGGCAACTGTAAAATCTGAAGAAGACGAAGATAATGACTCCGATTCTGAAGATATCGATCTTGATACTGATGCAACTGTAAAGACTGAAGAAGACGAAGAAGACGAAGAAGAAGAGGCTACTGAAGATAAAGAATCTCCTTCTATCACTAACAAAATGAATTCCAGTGCTTTCAATGCAAGCGATGTTGCTAAAGAGAAAGCGAACGAAAATTCAGCCGTTGCTTTGTCTGTTGAAGTAACTGAAGAGGATGTTACTGTAGAAGACGTTACTGAGGAAGATGTTACTGAGGAAGACGTTACTGAGGATGACGTTACTGAAGAAGACGTTACTGAAGAAGACGTTACTGAAGAAGACGCTACTGAAGAAGACGTTACTGAAGAAGACGTTACTGAAGAAGACGTTACTGAAGAAACTTCTACTGAAGAAGACGTTACTGAAGAAGACGTTACTGAAGAAGACGCTACTGAAGAAGACGTTACTGAAGAAGAAGCAAAAGTATCCCCTTCTGTTGCCAACAAAATGAAGTCTAAGGCTTTCAAAGCTAGCGATGTTGCTAAAGAGAAAGCGAACGAAAATTCAGCAGTTGCTTTGTCTGTTGAAGTGACTGAAGAGGTTGTTACTGAAGAAACTTCTACTGAAGAAGTAACTGAAGAAGCTGCTACTGAGGAAACTTCTACTGAAGAAGTGACTGAAGAAGCTGTTACTGAGGAAACTTCTACTGAAGAAGTGACTGAAGAAGAAGCTGTTACTGAGGAGACTACTACTGAAGAAGTAACTGAAGAAGCTGTTACTGAGGAGACTACTACTGAAGAAGTAACTGAAGAAGCTGCTACTGAAGAAGTGACTGAAGAAGCAAAAGTAAATCCTTCTGTTGAAAAGAAAGCTGAGTCCAAGGCTAGCTTACACGCGAGTGAAATCGCAAAGAAATTTGCTGCTTTGATTTCTGCTGTACTTGCTGTATTTGAAAAGCCTGCTGAAGAGTCTGCTGAAACTGTGACTGAGGAAGTCATCGTTGAGGAAGAAACTAAATAA
- a CDS encoding DMT family transporter: MNNLRIYLILTGVMFLWGLNVTALKVIVGNFPPITITSLRVFTAGVSVFIILFFLKKVRLPSRKEWTYIIGGSILNVTGHHMFLGLGLKVTSAVNGGLILGLGPLLTASMAILFLGRKLTFVRTLGFIFGGIGVSLTVLAGSSGLSGMSVGDFYVFLSILSQAISFIIISKAAKTLDPRLLTGYMLVIGSFMLFLIGLWKEPGGLASLGNASAGVWIIFFASAIFATAVGHMLYNYAIGKAGPAEASIFLNLNTFLSILFAAIFLGEHITSAHLLGLIFIVSGVIFGSGALEELLLRNRMKRNAA; the protein is encoded by the coding sequence ATGAACAATCTTAGAATTTATTTGATTCTTACCGGTGTCATGTTCTTATGGGGACTGAATGTCACGGCGCTAAAGGTAATAGTGGGGAACTTCCCGCCGATCACCATCACCTCACTGCGTGTATTCACCGCAGGAGTCTCGGTCTTTATCATTCTCTTTTTCTTAAAAAAAGTCCGCCTGCCATCCAGGAAAGAGTGGACCTATATTATCGGTGGCAGTATCTTGAATGTAACTGGGCACCATATGTTTCTTGGTCTTGGTTTAAAGGTAACTTCGGCGGTTAACGGTGGGTTGATTCTCGGTCTTGGCCCCTTGCTGACGGCGTCGATGGCTATCTTATTCCTGGGAAGGAAGCTGACATTCGTACGTACACTGGGCTTTATTTTCGGAGGCATAGGCGTTTCATTGACTGTGCTGGCAGGAAGCTCAGGTTTATCTGGCATGTCGGTTGGGGATTTCTATGTGTTTCTCTCCATTCTTTCACAAGCCATCAGCTTCATCATCATATCCAAAGCAGCAAAAACATTGGACCCTCGACTGTTGACCGGGTATATGCTTGTCATTGGTTCGTTTATGTTGTTCTTGATTGGTCTATGGAAGGAGCCAGGTGGATTGGCAAGCCTCGGAAATGCTTCAGCGGGAGTATGGATCATCTTCTTCGCATCAGCGATTTTTGCCACCGCAGTGGGGCATATGCTCTACAACTACGCGATCGGCAAGGCAGGACCGGCGGAAGCATCCATATTCCTGAACTTGAACACATTCCTGTCCATCTTATTCGCAGCCATCTTCCTTGGCGAGCATATCACATCCGCTCATCTGCTGGGACTGATATTCATCGTATCCGGAGTCATATTTGGGTCAGGAGCGCTTGAGGAATTGTTGCTGAGAAACAGGATGAAACGAAATGCAGCTTAA
- a CDS encoding 3-hydroxyacyl-CoA dehydrogenase yields the protein MKMNEAKAIVTGGASGLGEATVRRIVEQGGKAAILDLSVERGEALVKELGEQTLFIKTDVTSEEEVSNAINKAFESFGSINTVVNCAGIGVAGKLLSRKGVHSLDMFSKVISINLIGTFNVIRLASEQMSKNEANELGERGVIINTASVAAFDGQIGQAAYSASKGGVVGMTLPIARELASYGIRVMTIAPGLFHTPMFDSLPEEARDSLGKMVPFPQRLGYPEEYAQLAESILTNPMLNGETIRLDGAIRMQPK from the coding sequence ATGAAAATGAACGAAGCAAAAGCGATTGTAACAGGTGGAGCATCTGGTTTAGGGGAAGCGACTGTAAGACGAATTGTTGAGCAGGGCGGGAAGGCTGCCATCCTTGATTTATCTGTGGAACGCGGCGAAGCTCTCGTCAAAGAACTTGGGGAACAGACGCTTTTCATCAAAACAGATGTAACGAGTGAGGAAGAAGTCTCGAATGCGATCAACAAAGCATTTGAATCATTCGGCTCTATCAACACGGTTGTAAACTGTGCCGGAATCGGGGTTGCAGGAAAGCTGCTATCGCGCAAAGGTGTCCATTCGCTGGACATGTTTTCAAAAGTGATTTCCATCAACTTAATTGGCACATTCAATGTCATCAGGCTTGCTTCCGAGCAGATGTCCAAAAACGAAGCGAATGAACTTGGTGAGAGAGGGGTCATCATCAATACGGCTTCCGTTGCCGCGTTTGACGGCCAGATTGGGCAGGCGGCCTACAGTGCTTCAAAAGGGGGAGTTGTTGGCATGACGCTGCCAATTGCAAGGGAGCTTGCTTCATACGGCATCAGGGTGATGACTATTGCGCCGGGATTGTTCCATACGCCGATGTTCGATTCACTGCCTGAGGAAGCAAGGGACTCTCTTGGGAAAATGGTGCCTTTCCCGCAGCGGCTTGGCTATCCTGAAGAGTATGCCCAGCTTGCTGAAAGCATCCTGACAAACCCAATGCTGAATGGCGAAACAATCCGTTTGGACGGAGCCATCCGCATGCAGCCAAAATAA
- a CDS encoding LysM peptidoglycan-binding domain-containing protein — protein sequence MTTKFFKIFMLILLASAVTFPQFASAMAEVTSFSQSTGTVAYQGNSVPGYVTFELKTSEPTRGHILAVGNGIQTKINLSSTDFKTVHKVDWVPWDDTKKVPLPAGEYQLKAYLSDQGYNQMQGYPLGKLTVVNETNPKPLIDQVSINPSVFAPKYGGTETVQIPFNLNRPAEVQLSIWQNGAEIYGGSKMKLLPGTHSVTWNGRDNAGRVVADGTYDVNFNFIETAYNYPATKQSSQKAGTVTIKDGDYNIPLWRVKQVVTDGVFISDVISPDGDGINDTVSGQFTLAEPAKLSIYIANAAGAHMKNVITEQSFQAGTQTFTWDGTDFYGGKAVNGNYYIKVMLIEGASAGYISFIDNVRFEGGYEVKALQPEKRVRVVAEKAQLSVYPAGQGYTAVKGDTFPLISETVENGRYEVLVKEGVSGTINVSDVELVVETVPPTVPNTAEYTVVSGDTLWKIAAKFNTTISEIVTLNNLDPNKYLYIGQMLKVPATVSPEPAPQPVIHTVQSGDTLWKIAQKYGTTIDAIIKANNLDPAKYLYIGQKLTIPSSTPTPEPPAVQPVVHTVVSGDTLWKISVKYATTIDAVVKANNLDPAKYLYIGQKLTIPR from the coding sequence GTGACAACGAAATTTTTTAAAATTTTCATGCTTATACTCCTTGCGTCGGCTGTTACCTTCCCACAATTCGCTTCTGCGATGGCGGAGGTCACTTCCTTCAGCCAGTCTACTGGAACGGTTGCATACCAAGGGAACAGTGTGCCAGGATATGTTACTTTTGAGCTGAAGACCAGCGAACCGACGCGTGGTCATATTTTAGCAGTAGGCAACGGTATCCAGACGAAAATCAACCTTTCTTCTACCGATTTTAAAACAGTCCACAAAGTAGACTGGGTACCATGGGACGATACGAAGAAAGTTCCATTGCCAGCTGGGGAATACCAATTGAAGGCTTATTTGTCTGATCAAGGTTACAACCAGATGCAAGGTTATCCGCTTGGCAAACTGACGGTTGTCAATGAGACGAATCCAAAGCCTTTGATCGACCAGGTTTCCATCAATCCTTCCGTCTTCGCCCCAAAATATGGCGGAACAGAAACAGTTCAGATCCCTTTCAATTTGAATCGTCCAGCCGAGGTCCAGTTAAGCATCTGGCAAAATGGTGCCGAGATTTATGGAGGCAGTAAGATGAAGCTTTTGCCAGGCACCCATTCTGTCACCTGGAATGGAAGAGATAATGCGGGACGAGTTGTTGCGGATGGAACATATGATGTGAATTTTAATTTCATTGAAACGGCATATAACTACCCAGCGACGAAACAGTCTTCACAGAAAGCAGGAACGGTTACCATTAAGGATGGTGACTATAATATTCCGCTCTGGAGAGTAAAACAAGTGGTTACGGACGGTGTCTTCATTTCTGACGTAATCAGCCCCGATGGTGATGGGATCAACGACACGGTCTCAGGGCAATTCACATTGGCTGAGCCGGCAAAACTATCTATTTATATTGCGAATGCCGCAGGCGCGCATATGAAAAATGTCATCACCGAGCAGTCTTTCCAGGCGGGAACTCAAACATTTACATGGGATGGTACCGACTTTTACGGCGGGAAAGCCGTTAATGGAAACTATTATATAAAAGTCATGTTGATTGAAGGAGCAAGCGCAGGTTATATCTCTTTTATAGACAATGTGAGATTTGAAGGCGGCTATGAGGTAAAAGCACTTCAGCCTGAAAAGCGTGTCAGAGTAGTCGCTGAGAAGGCTCAGCTTTCTGTGTACCCGGCAGGACAGGGGTATACGGCTGTTAAGGGTGATACATTCCCATTGATTTCTGAAACAGTTGAAAACGGCCGGTACGAGGTGCTGGTCAAGGAAGGTGTATCTGGAACAATCAATGTAAGTGATGTAGAACTTGTTGTTGAAACTGTTCCTCCGACAGTTCCCAACACTGCTGAGTACACTGTGGTGAGCGGTGACACTCTATGGAAAATTGCAGCCAAGTTTAACACAACCATTTCAGAGATTGTGACTCTGAACAATCTTGATCCAAATAAGTATCTGTATATTGGCCAAATGCTAAAAGTACCGGCTACGGTTTCGCCAGAACCAGCTCCGCAGCCAGTGATCCACACGGTGCAATCAGGAGATACTCTCTGGAAAATTGCCCAAAAATATGGCACAACCATTGATGCAATCATAAAAGCAAATAATCTTGACCCGGCAAAATATTTGTATATCGGTCAAAAGCTTACGATTCCCTCTTCAACTCCGACGCCGGAACCACCGGCTGTCCAGCCTGTTGTCCATACAGTGGTAAGTGGAGACACGCTGTGGAAAATCAGTGTGAAATATGCCACGACAATCGATGCGGTCGTAAAGGCTAATAATCTTGATCCGGCAAAATATTTGTATATTGGCCAGAAGCTTACAATCCCACGCTAA